The following are encoded together in the Falsiruegeria litorea R37 genome:
- a CDS encoding isopenicillin N synthase family dioxygenase, translating into MSDAALAQLYDSLRAARQSFDRIPVIDVASLVDGSDPAGVAKEIRWALSNVGFMYVKNHGVAAETVEAAFAQTRAFFDLPLEDKMKLHIGNSGVAMRGYIEVFGENTDPTKTKDLKECFDLGPETPGVDVPFFGANQWPEALPEFRAAVYGYHEEMKRLAAILLRGIAQSLDLAPDFFEAKMRDPISIQRLLHYPPQTGKIDESVMGIGAHTDYGNLTILAQDDVGGLQVMNRDGAWVEGPPIPGTFVINIGDLVQRLTNDVYLANLHRVVNTSGRERYSIPFFIDADYEAEFAPLPGCVSAANPARYEAVTCGRHKFGRFVDSFPHLAAQHG; encoded by the coding sequence ATGTCTGACGCCGCCTTGGCCCAACTTTACGACAGCCTGCGCGCCGCGCGCCAGTCCTTTGATCGTATCCCGGTGATCGATGTTGCATCCCTGGTGGATGGCAGCGACCCGGCGGGGGTCGCAAAAGAGATCCGGTGGGCGTTGTCCAATGTGGGCTTTATGTACGTCAAGAACCACGGCGTTGCGGCCGAGACGGTTGAGGCAGCTTTTGCCCAAACCCGCGCGTTCTTTGACCTTCCGCTGGAAGACAAGATGAAGCTGCACATCGGCAACTCGGGCGTCGCGATGCGGGGGTATATCGAGGTGTTTGGCGAAAACACCGACCCGACCAAGACCAAGGATCTGAAGGAGTGCTTTGACCTGGGCCCGGAAACACCCGGCGTAGATGTGCCGTTTTTTGGCGCCAATCAGTGGCCCGAAGCGCTGCCCGAGTTCCGCGCAGCGGTTTACGGGTATCATGAAGAGATGAAACGGTTGGCGGCGATCCTGTTGCGTGGGATTGCGCAAAGCCTGGATCTGGCGCCTGATTTTTTTGAGGCCAAGATGCGCGATCCCATCAGCATCCAACGCTTGCTGCATTACCCACCCCAAACGGGCAAGATCGACGAGAGCGTGATGGGGATTGGGGCGCATACCGATTACGGCAACCTGACCATTCTGGCGCAGGATGATGTGGGCGGGTTGCAGGTGATGAACCGCGATGGCGCTTGGGTCGAAGGGCCGCCAATCCCTGGGACATTCGTGATCAACATCGGCGATCTGGTGCAGCGCCTGACCAATGATGTTTATCTGGCCAACTTGCACCGCGTGGTGAACACCAGCGGGCGCGAGCGCTATTCGATCCCGTTTTTCATCGATGCCGATTACGAGGCCGAGTTTGCCCCCTTGCCGGGGTGTGTCAGCGCGGCCAATCCGGCGCGATATGAGGCTGTGACATGTGGACGGCACAAGTTCGGGCGCTTTGTCGACAGCTTTCCGCATCTGGCGGCGCAACACGGCTAG
- a CDS encoding LysR family transcriptional regulator ArgP, with protein MQFDPQHLAALSAILSRGSFEAAAADLSVTPSAISQRIKALEDRLGTSLINRGTPCTGTPAGIRLAKHAEDVGILEAQVSRELSLDAAPGPARLRIAVNADSLATWFVNAMAAVPDVLFDLVIDDQDHSADWLRRGEVSAAITASTKPVTGCDMHPIGALRYIATASPSFMDQWFPEGVTAKALTVAPCLTFNAKDGLQRAWLQDNFDTRISPPTHFLPSTQAFVDAARHGMGWGMNPVQLVRGPIRNGRLTPLIPKTPLDVPLTWQVSRIMAPALEPVTKAVKQAATKGLIPD; from the coding sequence ATGCAGTTCGATCCGCAACACCTTGCCGCCCTGTCAGCCATCCTCAGCCGGGGGAGCTTTGAGGCCGCCGCCGCCGACCTGTCGGTGACACCATCGGCCATTTCGCAACGGATCAAAGCGCTGGAGGATCGCCTGGGCACGTCGCTGATCAACCGCGGCACGCCCTGCACAGGCACGCCTGCGGGCATTCGTCTGGCCAAGCATGCCGAAGATGTCGGCATCCTTGAGGCTCAGGTCAGCCGCGAGTTGTCACTGGACGCAGCACCGGGTCCCGCCCGATTGCGCATCGCCGTCAACGCAGACAGCCTGGCGACCTGGTTTGTCAACGCCATGGCGGCCGTGCCGGATGTGTTGTTCGATCTGGTGATCGACGATCAGGATCATTCCGCCGACTGGCTGCGGCGGGGAGAGGTCAGCGCCGCCATCACCGCGTCGACCAAACCGGTGACGGGGTGCGACATGCACCCAATTGGCGCGCTGCGCTATATCGCGACTGCCAGCCCGTCCTTCATGGATCAATGGTTCCCTGAAGGCGTCACCGCCAAGGCCCTGACCGTTGCCCCCTGCCTGACCTTCAATGCCAAGGACGGTCTGCAACGGGCGTGGTTGCAGGACAACTTTGACACCCGCATCTCTCCGCCCACGCATTTTCTGCCGTCGACCCAGGCTTTTGTGGATGCCGCCCGCCATGGCATGGGCTGGGGCATGAACCCGGTGCAGCTGGTGCGTGGCCCGATCCGCAATGGCCGCTTGACCCCCCTGATCCCAAAGACACCGCTGGATGTGCCGTTGACCTGGCAGGTCAGCCGCATCATGGCCCCGGCCCTGGAGCCGGTCACCAAAGCGGTCAAACAGGCCGCGACCAAAGGGTTGATCCCCGACTGA
- a CDS encoding nitroreductase family protein, producing MFAREDLTYTTLPLPDRADLSDDEMRAAAQAFHEVMRKRHTVRDYSDRPVPHQVIEDCIRTAGTAPSGANHQPWHFVAIKNPALKQRIREEAEEEERRFYAGGAGDEWIKALEPIGTDAIKEHLTVAPWLIVVFAQRWGQFDDGTRFKNYYVPESVNIATGFLLAALHHAGLCTLTHTPNPMRFLNEALDRPASEKPTMIIAVGHPAKDATVPEVAKMKKPLDEILTICD from the coding sequence ATGTTTGCCCGCGAAGACCTGACCTATACCACCCTGCCCCTGCCCGACCGCGCCGATCTGAGCGATGATGAGATGCGCGCCGCAGCACAAGCGTTCCACGAGGTCATGCGCAAGCGCCACACCGTGCGCGACTATTCGGACCGGCCCGTGCCGCACCAGGTGATCGAGGATTGCATTCGCACCGCAGGCACCGCGCCCTCAGGCGCCAATCACCAGCCCTGGCACTTTGTCGCGATCAAGAACCCCGCGCTGAAACAGCGCATTCGCGAAGAGGCCGAGGAAGAAGAACGCCGGTTCTATGCCGGCGGCGCAGGGGACGAATGGATCAAGGCGCTGGAACCCATCGGGACGGATGCAATCAAGGAGCATCTGACCGTGGCGCCCTGGCTGATCGTGGTCTTTGCCCAACGCTGGGGCCAGTTCGACGATGGCACCCGGTTCAAGAACTACTACGTTCCCGAAAGCGTCAACATCGCCACCGGCTTTCTGCTGGCCGCCCTGCATCACGCAGGCCTCTGCACGCTGACCCACACCCCCAACCCGATGCGGTTTCTGAACGAGGCGCTCGACCGTCCAGCCTCGGAAAAGCCTACGATGATCATCGCTGTGGGTCACCCGGCCAAGGATGCGACCGTGCCCGAAGTGGCCAAGATGAAGAAACCCTTGGACGAGATTCTGACCATCTGCGATTGA